The DNA sequence CGCACCCCTCAAAACCCTTGTATCTCTAATTTAAAGGTATCCTAATGCCAGTGGTTCCTTCTGATTATTACCGATTAACTGGCATTTTTAAGGGCTATAAGCTGATTACTAAGAAAAGAATTCTCAAATAGTTCTTTCAAATGTTCATATTCACTGGAATTCCTAAATTCCAAAATGTCCACTAAACCAGACTTGGCGATGCTGGTGATCACCACTTGCAGCAAATCATCAAATAATTCCCAGAGCCGCTCCGCTACATTCTTCTCTATGAGTTCGTCCTTGATTTCCGCAAATAATCCTTCTAAGGATTCGTAGGCGTTTACTCGTCGAAAATAGGCTAGGAGTGTATAGAGGAGATAGCAGGTCGTGATATGGGCAATCTGCGCATCGAAATCCCTCGATTGACAAGTCCCGAGCTTCAAATGCTGCTTGGCTTCCTTAAAAAAGACTTCGATGGTCCAACGGATACTGTAAATCTCCAACATACTCAATAAACTAAGAGATATATCCGTCGAGAGGAACAGTCTAAATTTCTTTTGATAGGGAAACCGGCAAAAATACAGTTTGATTTGTCCGATTCCTTCATAATCAACAAGGACTTCGAAATAACGGATATTCCGTTTCCTACAGCGTTTTTCGTTTCCCTCACTTTTGAGGACCGATTTTAATTGGCTGGCATTAAGGGAAGTCTCTTTGTAGCGATACTTCCTCGTATCTTGCCGAACACCACAGACCAAATGCATCGATTTTTTGTCTAATCCTCGAATCGTTTGAATGAACTCGTAACTGCTGAACCAGCTGTCAACCAGGACATATTTAGCCTTAAACCCCTGTTTTACCGCCCGTTTTATCATATCCAGACCGTTCGAAATTTTGCTAACATGGCATTCTCTGATCCGTTTAGCCCCAGCAGATTTGGGGTCTCGTTGCTTTTTGAACCGTTCTTTACGGTGCCTTGCCTTTTTTAAGGGCTTTTCCACTTGTAAAGTGAAGTCTATAGGCGTGAGGCTTTTACCATCGAAGAAACCAAGGGTTAAATTTTTAAAGCCTAATTTGCTACCTTTCTTCCCTGCAACATGGTCAAACACCTGGGTCATTTGTTCAATTCTTCGACCTGTCTTAGCAAGAGTTGTATCATCTAGAATGAAAGCGGACTTTTCATCCACTTCGTTCGTAGGATTAACCAATCGTTGAAACTGTTTGGATATACCGATCAGCAATGCTCTCCAAGGCATTTTTTCATTGTTCTTCAGTCGATATATGGAATCTTTCTTCATAGTAGTAACCTTTTGGAAATCGCTTTTATATAACGCGTGGACACTTTTCAGTAACATTAGGGGCAACATCAACATTAGTGAGAGGATTTCCGCGGAACTGTAACCATCCTGTTTCAGAAAACCAACTTTGCGGCAAAGCGTTTTAAGCTTGAACGTCTTCATAACTTCACATATAATATTGTTAATCGAATAGCCGTGATTTTGGAGTACGTTTTCAATTTCTTTGACAGGTTTCCGCATGATAACACCTCATTTTTGGTTGATTTGGAGTAGCATCTTATTATACCAAAAACCTAGTGTTCATGCGGATTTTTATCGTTTTTTCGTCTTATTCTAAGCCGAATTTTCGGCTGTTTTATGGGTGCGAAACTTCAGATTCATAAAGCACCACTTACCATCATACTTCTTTGTTTGACGCTCAAACTAAATTAGTTTTACTATATGTCAGGCCAATGTTTTTGTCAATTCGAAATATATTTTTTAGGAAGAATTTTTAGAAAAATACCATAAAACCCCTTGGATCATGAACATACCTCAGACAAGCCGAATAATATAAAAAGACAAGTCGATGCTGTGACACAAGAAGAAAGGGGACCATACAATGCTTCAACAGGTTATCCGTACGCAGGAAGTAGATTCGTCAGAGTCTTTCCCTGTCCTCAGATTGATCGGCGCAATTGCTGCCGCTGGTCTGGGGTTATTTTTAGTTGCTTGGCCTTCAATCGTTAACCCAATCGCGATTCTGGCTGGTCTGATCTTGCTGCTTCTCGGAGTCGTCATTTTCCGTTTGAGTTTCTAAAGGGATATGCAGTTTGGGGCTGTCCAAATATTTTTGGGGCAGCCCATGTTCCTCTTATCTTATTAAAGCCCTTTGGGCCTAATCTTCATCTTAAGAGGAGGAATTTCAATGTCATTGCTTTTCGATCAACGGTTGGGCGGCTGTTGCTGTAATCGTTACCCATTCCCCCCTGGACCACCTGTGCCCCCTATTCCGCCTGTTCCACCACATCCACCTGTTCCACCGATTCCGCCAGTCCCCCCACCGCCTGTTATTGGTTTTATCCCGGGATTGATAGCCGGAGTTGTTTTAGCAAGTTTATTCCTTATTATTAACTTTTTTATCTTTTCTCCGGTATTAATCATCGCCTTTGTCATCTTGCTTATTGCATTGATCATTTTAGCCCTCAGATAAGCGTAGTTTCGAATAGGGAACACAAACAGCAGCGTCTGGTCTTACGGAGGATTCCTTGCCAGGAACCCTCCTCTTTTAATATACACAAACCATGCCAAAGAAAGGACATTTCAAAAGCGCCGGATTTGCAAGCAATTCAATAAATGCCGGTCCATTCGTGGCCGTCAAAAAACTCTGGTATGTACGTCAGGTACAAAACCAGAGTTTGAATAACTGCACTAGAACTTTACTTGAAGTGTTTCGAGAACCTGATTGATCGGATTAATAATTGTACTTTGATTTGAGCCGGCAAATAGCAGACCTACAGCCCTGTTTCTGAAATCTACAACCAAGGATCCGCTGTCGCCCGGTTCAGACATTTTGGAAGCAATGATCTGTTTTTCAAATAACAGAATTCTACCTTCTCCATAATTGACTTTTACTGTTGAATTAATTGCTCTGATTTTGCCAATCGTTAGTCCTGTAGTTCTCCCTGATTTTTTTACCGTCATGCCGGGTGCGGCCTCAGTCACACCCGTAACTTTACCGATCTCCAATATTTCTGGGCTCACAGCAGCGGCACTTACCGGTTTGGCGACAGCGCAGTCCACGCAATTCGGATTAGGGTAAACATTTAATGCCGCATACCTTGCAAGATAACCGATAGCTTCATTTGAACCATCTATTCCTGCCGGTTGAGTAATTAGATCGTTGATCGAGGCCCGGGCATTGCTCATCATCGATGTATTCGCCAAGACATGATTATTGGATAAGATCAGGGGCTGGCTGCTTTTTTTATCATAGACTAACGCTCCAAAGGTTCCGGCTCCCCCCTGATAATGACCAATACTGACACCCGGGACTGCAGGTCTGACCAAAGAAATCCTGCTGACCGCCGAAGAACCTCCCCGTTCTTTAATTAGCCATCTCCATAGACTCAGGAAGTCACCAGCATTTATTCTTTCTTTGGTTGTAGCTTTTGCATTAAAATTGAACGTCAGGTTTTTGTGCAGGGTTTTGGGGAAATTTTTCGCGGGATTCCCCACGAGGTTTCGAAGGAAAACAACGAACCCTTGTGCTGCTGCGCGCCTGCCACTGGCTTCATTGTGAGCAAAAATTTCCCCAATTTCGATTACATCGGTGAGTATATTATTAATCAGATTTGGTACACATTCATTGTCCCCGAGTTCCGAGCGGGGAATCTTTTTCTCGACAAAAACAAGTAATGCTTCCGTTCCCGTCGGATGACCATTGGTTTCTTTAATCCCGTTACCAAAGCCTATAACTCCGGGCATTGCCAACATTTCTTGCAGCTGATCGTTCATTGGACACCTTTCCTTTTTTCCATATCCTATGAGAAAAAAGGACAATCGGTGACAGGCTTCCGTTACTTCTCAACAATCTCTGAACTCAATCTTGCGTAACGGGCTGCAAGCTGTTCTGTCAGATTACTGCCCAGGATTTCTGTGATCAATGGGTTGACCAGGTTTAACAAATAGATCTTGGTCTTTTTGATGACAAGGTTTGGATCACGGAATTCTTTTTCTATCAGGCAGTTCTCCGTCAAAAGGTACTGGATAAAATCTTTGACTTCAGAGGCCGCTCTTCCTAGCTTGGTACTTAAATACGACCGAGCCCTGGTGGAAGCAACATAGGGCAATCTCATCTGCATCTCAGCAATCAATTCGATTCCTGTCGGAAAATCATCAACCGGCATATACTTGGCAGAATCCTTATTGAGAAGATTAAAGAAAACATCCAGACTTTCACAGTAAGGAATCAGCAAGTGATTGATTTTGTCTTTGACACCGATGATTCGGACTTCTTTCCCCCAGGCACGGATTCTTCGGATAATAGGCAGAAAATCGCCATCACTTGTAAATAAAAGAAACAGTTCTGCGGCTTTCGGTCTGGTCACCAGAATTTCCTGAACCTCCAGCATCAGTTCCGTATCCGCCGCATTTGCACGGATTTCGGTGTTCACATAGTTATTTTTCCCATAGACATGACGCGTGAAGATGTTTTTCTTTTCAAAGGCAGTTTGGGTCCTCCAGAATTCTTCCTTGTCAAAATTTGCATACAAATAGACGGCTTTTAGATCCACTCCAATATGATCCGCATAGTCCTCCAGGAGCTGAATAAACTCCTCGGGCATCAGCCTATAGCCGTATTCGTGAAGGCCTTCCCAGATATTTTCGTAATCAACAAATGCTATTGCCTTCAATGAAGATACCCCTTTTGCTCATTGTTCCTCTATCAATATATGTCTGCCTCGGACAAGGAGTGACAGGCTTATGTTTATCAAAAGTCTATGGTTTTCTTTCTACAAAAAATAAGGTCTTCCCTCAGATTTAAACTCTGAAGGAAGACTTTTTTAGTTGGTGACAAATTTTTGTATTTTTTGCCTTTCATGCATATTCTTAAATTTACCTTGATGATGCAATAATTAGCAACTGCCCATATTGTTTTACTTCGAAATTCTAACTGCACACACCTTGTATTCGTACGTACCCGAGACCTTATCGCAAGCTGCGTTCGTCAAAACATTGACCGGGGAGTCCACATAGTGGAACGTCATGAAGATCATTCCAGGCGGAACTTTGTCCGTTACCCTGACCTTTGTATCCACTTCGCCCCGGCGTGAGGAGACCCTGACCTTCTCACCGTCACAGACATTTAGGTTCCTGGCATCTTCAGGGTTGACCTCGGCAAATTCTTCTGCCGAATAAGCACTTAACACGTCTGAATAGCGCGTCGAGATGTTATAGTGGCTAAGTTTGCGTCCGGTGCTGAGCAGGAAAGGATAATTCTTATCCGGCAGCTCATCCGAAACTCTGGCTTCAATTGGCATAAACAGCCCATTGCCCCGCGTGCAGCCATCCATATGCAGGATCGGGGTACCCGGATGGGTTTCACAGGTAACCGGCCACTGCAGGCCATGCGTTCCGAGACGTTCGTGCGAAATACCCGCGTATTGCGGTGCCAGTGAAGAGACTTCATTCATGATGTCTGCCGTTGAATGATAGTTGAAATCAGAGCCCATTCTGTTGGCAATGGCACTGATAATCTGCCAGTCTGGTTTGGCGCCTTCAGCAGGCTCAACCGCTTTGTTGACCATTTGCACGCGACGTTCGGTATTCGTAAATGTTCCGGTTTTTTCCGCGTAGCTCACGCCGGGAAGCACGACATCGGCCAGTTTGGCTGTCTCGGTAAGGAAGATATCCTGGACAACCAGAAAGTCAAGTGCCTGTAGTCCCTTGCGTACATGGTGGGCATCTGCATCCGTTGAAACCGGGTCCTCTCCCATGATATACATTGCTTTCAGCTTCCCTTTAAGAGAGGCTTCAAACATATCCGGGATCATGTACCCTTTGTTCGGGTTTAAAGGTACTCCCCAGACCTTTTCAAATTTGTCTCTTGCTTTTTCGTCTTCCACTTTCTGATATCCCGGGAAGAAGTTCGGCAGCGCGCCCATATCACAGGCTCCCTGGACATTGTTTTGTCCCCGCAGCGGATTGACGCCGGAATTTTCTTTGCCAAGATTGCCGGTCAGCATGGCCAGGTTGGCCAGGGACATCACATTGTCCGTACCGGTGATATGCTCGGTAATGCCCAGTGTATAGAAGATCTGGGCACTTTCGGCTGTAGCATAGATCTCCGCAGCCTGATAAAGGAGTTCCTCCTGAACCCCGGTAACCCTGCTGACATACTCGGGCGTATATTTAGGAAGGATCACCTTCAGTCCTTCATATCCTTCCGTTCTTTTTTCAATAAAGGAACGATCTTCCCATCCCTGATTCAGAATGATATGCATCAGCCCGTTGACCAGCGTGATGTCTGTCCCGGGCCGCAGCCGCATCCAGACTTCGGCAAACCCGGTCAGCTCGATTCCCCTCGGATCGGCCACAATCAGTCTGCAGCCGTTGAGTACTGCCTGCTTGATCTTGCCGCCGATGACGGGATGAGCTTCAGTCGTATTGGAACCGATCACTAAAATAACCTTAGAATGCGGTATTTCACCAATTGAGTTCGTCATAGCTCCCGAACCAAATGAAGTGGCCAGACCGGCCACAGAGGGAGCGTGTCAGGTCCGGGCGCAATGATCGATGTTATTGGTTCCGATCACTGCGCGCATCAGTTTTTGCATCAGGTAATTGTCTTCATTGATACAGCGTGCTGAGCTTAAAGCACCTAGCGAATCAGGACCATTTTCGGCCTTGATTGCCGTGAATTTCTCTGCGATAAGATCAATGGCTTCGTCCCAGTTCGCTTCGACCAGTTCACCGTCTTTTCTGATCAACGGAGCTTGCAGGCGGTTCGGACTGTGAATCGTATCATATCCAAATCGTCCTTTCACACACAGTGCCCTGCCATTAACCGGTGCATCGGAATTGGAGGTTACTCCGATCACTTTGCCGTCCTTGACGTTCAGGTCAAAATTGCAGCCTGTTCCGCAGTAAGGACACGTGGTCCGAACCTTTTTGATTTCCCAGGGACGTCCTTTGCCGATCATTTGTTTTTCAGTCAGTGCGCCAACCGGACAAACGGCCAGACATGAGCCGCAGAATACACAATCCGAGTCACCGTACGGCAGGTCAAAAGCAGGCCCAACCTGGGTTTCAAAACCGCGTTTGGAATAATCCAGAACATTATTGACCTGAATCTCGGCACAAGCCCTCACGCATTTGCCGCATAAAATGCATTTATTCATATCCCGAAAAATGAACGGATTGCTGTCATCCGGGTCAGAGCAGCGTTTCTCTCCCTGAAAAGTATTTCCTTTGACCTGATATTCATAGGCATAACGGGAAAGATCGCAGTCTCCCATCTTTTCGCAGGTTAGGCAGTCAATATCATGGTTCGCTAAAATCAATTCCAGGATAGTTCTGCGGGCTTCCCTAATTTCCGATGTTGAAGTCCTTACGACCATCCCCTGTTGTACTTCCATCGTACATGCTGTAGCCAGGTTTCGCATGCCTTCTACTTCGACCATGCACAACCTGCAAGCGCCCCAGTTGGTCAGTTCGGGAGCATGGCACAGTGTCGGAACAGAAATCCCGTTTTTCCGGCAAGCTTCCAAAATCGTAGATTTTGCTGAGGCCAATACAGTTTTTCCGTCAATTTGGAGTTGAACCTTTTCCACACTCTCACTCCTTTTTCACTTTTCATCCAAGCAAACAATACAAATCACTCGACATTCAAATAAACGAATACCTGATCAGCCATTCCTAAGCTTATCTGGATAACCATTTGAAATACTAAGCTAAGCTGATTGCATTAAATTTGCATTTTTTCAGACAAGCCCCGCATTTAATGCATTTCTGCGTATCGA is a window from the Dehalobacter sp. DCA genome containing:
- a CDS encoding NYN domain-containing protein, which encodes MKAIAFVDYENIWEGLHEYGYRLMPEEFIQLLEDYADHIGVDLKAVYLYANFDKEEFWRTQTAFEKKNIFTRHVYGKNNYVNTEIRANAADTELMLEVQEILVTRPKAAELFLLFTSDGDFLPIIRRIRAWGKEVRIIGVKDKINHLLIPYCESLDVFFNLLNKDSAKYMPVDDFPTGIELIAEMQMRLPYVASTRARSYLSTKLGRAASEVKDFIQYLLTENCLIEKEFRDPNLVIKKTKIYLLNLVNPLITEILGSNLTEQLAARYARLSSEIVEK
- a CDS encoding IS4 family transposase: MRKPVKEIENVLQNHGYSINNIICEVMKTFKLKTLCRKVGFLKQDGYSSAEILSLMLMLPLMLLKSVHALYKSDFQKVTTMKKDSIYRLKNNEKMPWRALLIGISKQFQRLVNPTNEVDEKSAFILDDTTLAKTGRRIEQMTQVFDHVAGKKGSKLGFKNLTLGFFDGKSLTPIDFTLQVEKPLKKARHRKERFKKQRDPKSAGAKRIRECHVSKISNGLDMIKRAVKQGFKAKYVLVDSWFSSYEFIQTIRGLDKKSMHLVCGVRQDTRKYRYKETSLNASQLKSVLKSEGNEKRCRKRNIRYFEVLVDYEGIGQIKLYFCRFPYQKKFRLFLSTDISLSLLSMLEIYSIRWTIEVFFKEAKQHLKLGTCQSRDFDAQIAHITTCYLLYTLLAYFRRVNAYESLEGLFAEIKDELIEKNVAERLWELFDDLLQVVITSIAKSGLVDILEFRNSSEYEHLKELFENSFLSNQLIALKNAS
- the fdhF gene encoding formate dehydrogenase subunit alpha produces the protein MEKVQLQIDGKTVLASAKSTILEACRKNGISVPTLCHAPELTNWGACRLCMVEVEGMRNLATACTMEVQQGMVVRTSTSEIREARRTILELILANHDIDCLTCEKMGDCDLSRYAYEYQVKGNTFQGEKRCSDPDDSNPFIFRDMNKCILCGKCVRACAEIQVNNVLDYSKRGFETQVGPAFDLPYGDSDCVFCGSCLAVCPVGALTEKQMIGKGRPWEIKKVRTTCPYCGTGCNFDLNVKDGKVIGVTSNSDAPVNGRALCVKGRFGYDTIHSPNRLQAPLIRKDGELVEANWDEAIDLIAEKFTAIKAENGPDSLGALSSARCINEDNYLMQKLMRAVIGTNNIDHCARTUHAPSVAGLATSFGSGAMTNSIGEIPHSKVILVIGSNTTEAHPVIGGKIKQAVLNGCRLIVADPRGIELTGFAEVWMRLRPGTDITLVNGLMHIILNQGWEDRSFIEKRTEGYEGLKVILPKYTPEYVSRVTGVQEELLYQAAEIYATAESAQIFYTLGITEHITGTDNVMSLANLAMLTGNLGKENSGVNPLRGQNNVQGACDMGALPNFFPGYQKVEDEKARDKFEKVWGVPLNPNKGYMIPDMFEASLKGKLKAMYIMGEDPVSTDADAHHVRKGLQALDFLVVQDIFLTETAKLADVVLPGVSYAEKTGTFTNTERRVQMVNKAVEPAEGAKPDWQIISAIANRMGSDFNYHSTADIMNEVSSLAPQYAGISHERLGTHGLQWPVTCETHPGTPILHMDGCTRGNGLFMPIEARVSDELPDKNYPFLLSTGRKLSHYNISTRYSDVLSAYSAEEFAEVNPEDARNLNVCDGEKVRVSSRRGEVDTKVRVTDKVPPGMIFMTFHYVDSPVNVLTNAACDKVSGTYEYKVCAVRISK